AActttgtgcatgtttggatacacgctAAAGATCATAAAGGGGTAAAAATCATGGTGTATAGTAACAAAAGTTGAGGAAAATTGCTTTTGTTCATGTTCACATGATTTTAGCTTCAATGTGGTTTTTCACCATGTATCCAACTACATCTATGTTATGCTAGCTCTCTCTGCCACACAACAGAATCCTTATCCTCTTACCCTTTTACTTATGTCTTGTTATTTACATTATATGCATAAAAGTGCATTTAATTGATGAATATATGGTTTAGAATGCAGCAATTACAGATGCAGATCATTATGGTAGACTCGGCATTCCAAGAGGATATCCCTCTAACAAGGTCATCACTTTTGATTTTTTCTAATCTTTTCATCCCAACTTCTAACTGACTTtccacaattgattctaaagtcataattaattatgagaGAAGTCTCAGTTAGTAGCTTTCGGTTGTCTGAATTGATTCTAACGAAATAGAAACTAGTAAAAGCATGTGATTCATCCCGCTACACTTTAACAGGTGGCGGTTGCATACAACAACAAGGTGCGAGAATTGGAGAGTCAAGGTTTAGAGGAAGAGGAACTCAAGAAGCAATTGGAACTTCTCAGAGTCAGTAAATTTCTACATTTGAATGCTTTGTGTTTTGCATTATTATAGGTTTGAGCGAGATCAGATCATTGATGATTTGATTTACTTTGTGTAGGAATCATACACCATCATGTCATCAGTAGAAGAAAGAAGATTATATGATTGGAGCTTGGCCAGAACAGAGAATACAGGGAGATACAATTGGCCATATGAGGCTGACATAACACCACTTACAACGGAAGAGTCTCCACCAGAGGTATTTCTTGTTCCTGTTTCTAATGTGTATATTAGATGAGTATTGGGAGAATTCTGTATTTCTATCCATCATTACTCAATATTAAAAAGTTACTGGGAAGAAGAGGTAGTGATCAGTTTATCACTCACTGCCCCTATGATTTCGGGAAAAAACTTTCCTTCTCAACATATATATAacatggggttgtctaaatgacccatgaaaaAGTTTggattaaataactcatcatccaatcatattggagataaatgagttgaaaataaattaataaataaaatatataaattccaactcatttatctcaaatgtgattggataatgagttatttaaccccaacttatcatgggtcatttagacatccCCATATAACATTGCTCATAATCAAATAAGTTTATGTATTGTCCTTTATTAGATGCTGCTAAATTAACAACTTATCATTCTTTATTGAACATAATTCTTTTCTCATGGCAGGATCCTGAAGATGTCGGACCAACTAGAGTGGTTGGATTCGTCTTTCTGGGATGGATAGTGATCTCAGTTGTGTTATCTATTTCACTAAACTTATAGACAGAAGTATGATGTATGTATGAATTTTTTCCCCTGTAAACAATATTGTAATGCATGTTATTTTGGATGAAATGAAATTGCATTTTGGCTGTTTCTATTTATCTTATGAGTTAAACATAAGTTAAACAATAGCAATTAATATATTATGTACAACTAGTTTTTAGTTAAAATTATAGAAAAAGGTTAATTAACTCTTGCAAATTAACATTGAAACCATttcaacaaaaataataaagacTTTTTATACTAGGTAGATCAGTTGGATGAGTACAATGCCATAATGCTTCGTTATGTTCCGACTGGCCCTATTGGGCAGTTTCCCCGGCTAACCACAACCTGTCTTTCAAGGGCCAGAAATCGACTTGTACGTAAAAAAATATCGGTCGCCTCAGTAGAAGTTATTGAAGCACAAGTGTGAGTGAAATAAGTCTCACAAATGATGAAATAACAACGGCTGAGCAGTTACAAGTCAAATAACTCACTCACTCATTGCCTTAAGTTTTGTGATGAATATATGTTAATGATGTCCAAATCACATGTGTTCTTAACCCAATGTGGCTAATGAGTAATTTGTGAGTCTTTATGCCACTGCATCACTCCAACAATGAATATTTCAATAGAAGGTACTAAAATCAAAGCACCTGAGTGGATAAGGAACTTATGCTACAATCAAATTGTGCACCCAAAAAGAGTGATATCACCACCTGAAGGTGGGTAACAAGTGATATGTTGCTACAAATAGAGAATGGCATTTTTCATTAGGTACACAATTTTACCCTATCTTCCCGCTTTGCACCATTTTCCTTCATTTACAAATTTATGTACtctataaaataattaagatacATTTCTATACAAGGATGTCATCCGTTGATGGCCAATCTTACTTCCTCCTAAATCGCACAGAAGATAAAGCAAATCGATCAAGCTTAAAAGATGATCAAAAAATCAAGTTCTTTTAAACTTTATTACACAATATTAACTGTGTTTTAAGATTCAACCATTTGGGGCTTCGGCTCCATAATCTTAACTATGCTGAGTCATACTCAGAAGTCGAAAAAGTATGTTATCACAGTACTGATTCTAATTGCTTTAACTCAGGGTCTAAACTCTCTGTTTCCACATCTTCCTGGTCCCTGTATGAATCAGCTATAACCTTTCCCTTACTTAGCACATCCGAAGGTACAGTTTGTAAGAGGCTGAAACAGAAACCTTATTAAGAATTGCATCTTTTTCTCTCATGTCATGTGCATGTAAGTTGAATAACACTAGGGGAAAATTATGCGCAAGGGGGAAAACTAAACAACAAATCACCTGTCTAGAGCACCAAGGGCAGTACTGATTTTTGCCTTCATTGATTTGACTGAGGCTGCAGGATCATTTCTTGATGCATTCAGAAACAGGGAATCAAGTTCCTCTAGTGACCTACATTAACAAAATTATTCAGTTGGGGTTTGTGTTTCTACTTTCTAATAactataaaatttattattagtaTTACACAGCCAATGGCTCAATGACTTATTGTGAtacttatttcatttttttttctttcatttttacagGAAAATGATTGTTATACCTCAGACAGTCATCAACATTGTTCATTGCAGTTTTACCATTGCCACTGTCAGATGCGTACTGCGCCACCTATAAAAAGATTGTGATGCTCTAATTAACTTTTATACATGTAAATATGCCATAAAGTAAATGATGATAGCCATGAAGAAGGGAAAATAGATTGTTCTAAAGATATGATATCCGCAATGGTTTGAGTTTGAGCTTCAAAAAGCTACTAgttgttccaggttttatctgaTACAAAGTTCTGTCATGCAGTAAACAATGCTTTATCTATTTTTTCGGTCCTGAATGGAGACAGTAACAACCAAAGTAGTTTCCATGGGCAAATAGATGCTTGGCATCAGAGTTTAAAACTTTGAGGAACTGTGTAGAAGAGAATACTGGGTGTTAAGTATATGAATAATCGATACTTAATTACAAAAATGAAGCCTCAGAACAGTTTCAACTGACTCACAAGCAGGGGAAATAAACTCACAACAGAGACTTCAATTGTAAAAAATCTGGGACACAAAAAGCTGTCACATTCAAAATTAGAAGGGTATTAATAAAAGCCAAGAATGGGAGAGAGCAGAAGAACTCAGAAGTTGAAGGAAGCCTTTACTTACTGCTCGAATATTTACACGAAGGGATGCTGCAGGCCCAGAACGAAGTAGAGACCGGCAGAGGTCAAATTGGGGCTTATCAACCTCTAATGTTTTTTCTAtagtaataaaaagaaaagcattAGTATTTTATATCAACTTCAATTTATGATTGCTGCAGACCATGTCAAATAAAAATACGTACAGCAATAATGATAgtggaagagagaaaatggaaagGAATGAGAACAAGATCCAGCAACATGAATCAAGAGAATTGATGCATACAGGTATCACAATGGTTTCAAAATTTCTATTcagaaataaaagaaacataTTTCATTAAGTTTACATTTTTAAAGAATTCAGTTGTTTTCTTAACAgtaatttagcatattttccaTCAAAGAGATTAAGAGAGAGACATGAATAAACAGAGAAAGTTGAAAGCCAGGCTAATAGTACAATATAACAATAATACTAAGTACaaaattaatcaataatttcaaaatgttGGAATCACAGATGATCTAATATCTGAATATCTGACATGACAAAAGCAGCGTGTAAGGATAAGGAAAGGCATTACCCAAGTCCTTGAACTGGAACTCTGTAAGTATGACAGCTGGAACATAAGTCTCTAGAGGATCAAGCTTTTTCCTAGAGCATTTATGGACGAATTagattaaaaatcaatattctCCAAACGCACAAATTACTAACTTAAGTCCAATGTCAACAATACAAAACCTACTAGTATAATTTATAAAAAGCAAATCCAAATCTAAGAAGGCAAGTCTAATTCAATTCAAGGCCGACATTATAAAATATTCTTATAGCTAGCCACTATCATAGATATAAAATTAGAATGAATGGtgattaatataatttttttaggtTTTGTATTAGACACTAATTTTACCAAATTCAGTAGTTAGTTAAATGTTCGTTATTAAAGTTAGTTACTAGTGGGtcatactctataaataaacaTGTAAACAGTTCGAAACGAATAACAGAACGGGTTCCAAACTTCTAATATGGATCAGATTGAACTCTTTGCTCGCACCATTCTTCCACAGTGAAGTACGCTTCCTTCACAGCTTCCATGGAGAAATCCCCGACCTTCCACAGCCCTATAATCAAGATCGTTTTAGAAAAACCAACCATACCTGCTCATTCTTCCTATCATTCTATGGTTCATGGGAAAGGGCAAGGAAGAGTATCAATACAATGCACCTTTTATGGCCACACCAATCATACAGTGGATTCTTGTTACTTCAAACATGGATTCCCAACAGCAACAATTTCCACTGATGAAATGTTGGAATAATATTCTAGGGTAGAATATTTCCCTTTCCTTTACTTTTCTTCTCTAAATATCACCATGATACAGTGTAATTACTAGTACAAATTGCAAttccctttttccttattttcaTTGATTAGGAATCATGTGCATTAAGCCTATAAACATTTGAGCTTGTATAGTGAAAATCATCACTGAATAAAATTACCATTACTTAGACATTTTCAACTTGGTATCAGAACTCCTGATCCCTGGGGGCTATGCTTCTACAACTAAACCATAATCTCCTTCATTGCAGCCTTAGGAATCCTAAATCGCCTTCTCACATACattctttctctcctcaagCATCCTTACATTTGTTTCTACCGCATAACAAAGCCCGAATATAAGACCTTGTGAAAACTATCACATAACTACCAATTAAACTAATTATTATAGGAATTAACTAACTGTTACAGTGAGACTCACTAATACTACTATATATTGTTTCAATAGctagctcttttttttttttttgggtttccCCATGTATCCCCACAACCGACAGCCATGGAACTAATCGCTCGAGGCTCAAAGATCATGTTAAGTGGGTAGGCCTCTCCCCACACATGCTTCTCCATACTCACCATCCAGGGGTCGAACCTTGGACTAAATGCTTAAGGAGCTCAACTATCTATCAGTTGTGCTACACCTTGTTGGTACTAGCTTGCTCAACATTGACAATTTACAAATTAAGAGAAACACTTGAATAAGTACAATTTAATAACATAGTAGTATGACCAGtacaatttcaaattaaataaatgtaaGGTAATACTTATACCAGTTTTATTTCATCAAATACAAAATCATGACATAGTGATGAATGATCATACCTCTTAACATACTTATCAAAAACACCTCCTTCAGCACCTGCAATGTGGAAGAAACTCAAATCAAAAGACCAATCCAAATGTAAAAGAGGGTGAAATTGTTACCATAAACAGCAaagagagggaaagagagagagCATACGGTTAGGAATGAGAAGGAGGTTGGAGAGAACCAGAGAGATGGACACCATGCGGCGGCTCTCTCGCCATGTTGGGGGTGACAGTGCGCACCGCACTGGCCTCGCCTTGGAAGTGGAACAGAGTAAGGGTTTGCAGTTGCTAACATGCGCGGGGGTGACAAGTGACGCCATGTATGCCCACACAGCATGGAAATGGATAGATGCTTGTTGATGCAGATAACGTACCCAATTCGGTTCGTTCGGTCTTATCTCTTTATTGCTGATATACCCTTGCAAACTACCATAATTATTATTCTTCACTCCTCCTAATGAACTTTTTAGCCACcattttgttgttgataaataaaaaagaaatagtGACATCATATATAAAATGCTAGTAGTCATGTATCTCAATGGGAGACAATGATATTTGAAATGAGAACGTTCACATCGtggttaatttttttgaattgagAACGCTAGTGTGTGGTTAACTTTtttagaagtttttttttgttaaagggaaaattaaatgaaaactaCAAAGTTAGAAAGTCTTCAAACAACCAAGGAGCAACAATGTTTAGAGGCATCTCAAGTAAAATCACACTTAGCACCAGCTTCAAACAAAGCAAGGCAATTCGCAAGATCATTGACTTCACGCGAAATGTGACCCAACTGAAGCTCCTAAGTTCAAGATGGAAGAATGTGGATATTCATAAATAAACTTGCactaaaatgaaaacagaaagtTAAATATTTAAAGATATGTTTATGAAAAATCAAACATgagtattttatattttatatttattacaataACGTGACACAGGCAACCAAAAACAAGCCGATTGTAATATTTATGGTCCCTagcataatattatattttttaacaaTAAAAAACATCCACAATTTATTCTTCCCATTTTTTGATTGAAAATGACAAAATGTTGCCTCACCGACAGAAAATGTGTAAATTATTTGATTGGCTGGGCCAACTTCAATGATCATTATTTTAATGAAAAGTCCCTAGGATTATAatcatattaaaattttaaaaaattccaGAATCGTTTTAAGGTGACAAGTTACTACATCAGCTCAAAAAAACAGGGAGGGaggataaaagaaaaacaagttgaaGAGGGCCACTCAGTTGGTAGATTCTTTGAAGCAAAGTCTCCAGATTAATGCAGACATAACACAGATCTGTCTTCAACCTCTCTCTGTGTTCTCAAACAGCAACAATGGCAAAATTGTATCTTGTGGTCATCCTTTCCTTCCTTCATTCTGCTTCTACAGGTTCTGCTGCAACTAATACTCAAAGTAAGTCTCAaccaagttttttttcttttcttttctgtaTTTAGTTGTTTTGGTGTCAGATTTGGAAACTACCTGTTAGTTTCTGGGTACCATTTAGTTTGATCTGTATGCCATTACTTAAAAATGTAATCTTTACTTCTTTTtctaatgtttgtctttggAATGGTTACTAATGTAGCTCATCATTTTGGATTGTATCTTTGACATTTTGAATGAGATGAGGGTCTCTATTGATAGCTTTAGACTTTGAAGCTGTTAGCTAATATTCTAGGACTAGATCTTATTTGCTTAGAGTTCTAGTAGACTTTTG
This is a stretch of genomic DNA from Lotus japonicus ecotype B-129 chromosome 1, LjGifu_v1.2. It encodes these proteins:
- the LOC130732147 gene encoding NAD(P)H-quinone oxidoreductase subunit U, chloroplastic; amino-acid sequence: MAVSSTTTTTICISGNNIVPVYQSPKLGFLSTNCFHVKPRRLCIRSSSDVSAETTDTEVESIEVPKEPPSLISALNVERALRGLPITDADHYGRLGIPRGYPSNKVAVAYNNKVRELESQGLEEEELKKQLELLRESYTIMSSVEERRLYDWSLARTENTGRYNWPYEADITPLTTEESPPEDPEDVGPTRVVGFVFLGWIVISVVLSISLNL
- the LOC130725210 gene encoding uncharacterized protein LOC130725210, producing MASLVTPAHVSNCKPLLCSTSKARPVRCALSPPTWRESRRMVSISLVLSNLLLIPNRAEGGVFDKYVKRKKLDPLETYVPAVILTEFQFKDLEKTLEVDKPQFDLCRSLLRSGPAASLRVNIRAVAQYASDSGNGKTAMNNVDDCLRSLEELDSLFLNASRNDPAASVKSMKAKISTALGALDSLLQTVPSDVLSKGKVIADSYRDQEDVETESLDPELKQLESVL